Proteins encoded together in one Epinephelus lanceolatus isolate andai-2023 chromosome 4, ASM4190304v1, whole genome shotgun sequence window:
- the mrpl28 gene encoding large ribosomal subunit protein bL28m isoform X2: MPLHKYPPKLWEALRLKQGIYARLPQHYLKSLEQKEPTPVHWRPLGVQYRANPKTGQKERVQDVPIPIYYPPESQDGLWGGEGWISGFRYANNDKLSTRLKKTWKPQLLKRELYSEILDHKFTITVTPRTLDLIDAAFGFDFYILKTSKEDLNSKLGMNLKRAMLLRLARKNTELYPSDPVKREKVYDKYKHFEIPEEEAEWVGLSLEEAVEKQRVLEHKEPEPLFTACVEKLVEELNIQKLSEPHITEKE; this comes from the exons ATGCCTTTGCATAAATACCCTCCCAAACTGTGGGAGGCCCTGAGACTGAAGCAGGGCATCTACGCTCGTCTCCCTCAACACTACCTCAAGTCCCTTGAGCAGAAAGAGCCCACCCCCGTCCATTGGAGGCCCCTCGGAGTCCAGTACCGAGCCAACCCAAAGACGGGGCAGAAGGAACGGGTGCAGGATGTGCCGATACCCATCTACTACCCCCCAGAGTCCCAGGACGGCCTGTGGGGAGGAGAGGGCTGGATATCAGGCTTCAGATACGCCAACAATGACAAA CTGTCGACTCGTCTGAAGAAGACCTGGAAACCTCAACTGTTAAAGAGAGAGCTGTACAGCGAGATCCTTGATCACAAGTTCACCATCACAGTCACACCACGCACTCTGGACCTCATCGACGCTGCCTTTGGGTTCGACTTCTATATTCTCAAA ACATCAAAGGAAGACCTGAACTCCAAGCTGGGGATGAACCTGAAGAGGGCCATGTTGCTTCGCCTGGCACGCAAAAACACAGAGCTCTACCCCTCCGACCCTGTCAAGAGAGAGAAGGTCTACGACAAATACAAG CACTTTGAGATCCCAGAAGAGGAGGCAGAGTGGGTGGGTCTGAGTCTGGAGGAGGCCGTGGAAAAACAGAGGGTGCTGGAGCACAAG GAGCCGGAGCCTCTCTTTACAGCCTGTGTGGAGAAGCTGGTGGAGGAGCTGAACATCCAAAAACTCTCTGAGCCGCACATCACAGAGAAGGAGTGA
- the mrpl28 gene encoding large ribosomal subunit protein bL28m isoform X1, with the protein MPLHKYPPKLWEALRLKQGIYARLPQHYLKSLEQKEPTPVHWRPLGVQYRANPKTGQKERVQDVPIPIYYPPESQDGLWGGEGWISGFRYANNDKLSTRLKKTWKPQLLKRELYSEILDHKFTITVTPRTLDLIDAAFGFDFYILKTSKEDLNSKLGMNLKRAMLLRLARKNTELYPSDPVKREKVYDKYKQHFEIPEEEAEWVGLSLEEAVEKQRVLEHKEPEPLFTACVEKLVEELNIQKLSEPHITEKE; encoded by the exons ATGCCTTTGCATAAATACCCTCCCAAACTGTGGGAGGCCCTGAGACTGAAGCAGGGCATCTACGCTCGTCTCCCTCAACACTACCTCAAGTCCCTTGAGCAGAAAGAGCCCACCCCCGTCCATTGGAGGCCCCTCGGAGTCCAGTACCGAGCCAACCCAAAGACGGGGCAGAAGGAACGGGTGCAGGATGTGCCGATACCCATCTACTACCCCCCAGAGTCCCAGGACGGCCTGTGGGGAGGAGAGGGCTGGATATCAGGCTTCAGATACGCCAACAATGACAAA CTGTCGACTCGTCTGAAGAAGACCTGGAAACCTCAACTGTTAAAGAGAGAGCTGTACAGCGAGATCCTTGATCACAAGTTCACCATCACAGTCACACCACGCACTCTGGACCTCATCGACGCTGCCTTTGGGTTCGACTTCTATATTCTCAAA ACATCAAAGGAAGACCTGAACTCCAAGCTGGGGATGAACCTGAAGAGGGCCATGTTGCTTCGCCTGGCACGCAAAAACACAGAGCTCTACCCCTCCGACCCTGTCAAGAGAGAGAAGGTCTACGACAAATACAAG CAGCACTTTGAGATCCCAGAAGAGGAGGCAGAGTGGGTGGGTCTGAGTCTGGAGGAGGCCGTGGAAAAACAGAGGGTGCTGGAGCACAAG GAGCCGGAGCCTCTCTTTACAGCCTGTGTGGAGAAGCTGGTGGAGGAGCTGAACATCCAAAAACTCTCTGAGCCGCACATCACAGAGAAGGAGTGA